Proteins encoded within one genomic window of Brachybacterium avium:
- the lexA gene encoding transcriptional repressor LexA: MTPSTPQPIPARGDAPADERTAVLTRRQRLILETINEAVAAHGYPPTMREIGDAVGLTSSSSVAHQLQSLERKGFLRRDPKRPRAMEVVMPDADDAPAPPSPSPEPEITPNSVAVPLVGRIAAGAPITAEEHVEDVFTLPQRLVGDGDLFLLQVVGDSMIDAAICDSDWVVVRSQSTAEKGEIVAAMIDGEATVKTFVQRDDHVWLMPHNPAFAPILGDHAEILGKIVAVLRAV; the protein is encoded by the coding sequence ATGACGCCGAGCACCCCCCAGCCGATCCCGGCCCGCGGCGATGCCCCGGCTGATGAGCGCACCGCGGTCCTCACCCGTCGCCAGCGGCTGATCCTGGAGACGATCAACGAGGCGGTCGCCGCGCACGGCTACCCGCCCACGATGCGAGAGATCGGTGATGCCGTCGGGCTGACCTCGTCCTCCTCGGTCGCCCACCAGCTGCAGTCCCTCGAACGCAAGGGCTTCCTGCGCCGCGACCCCAAGCGACCGCGCGCGATGGAGGTGGTGATGCCCGATGCGGACGATGCCCCGGCCCCGCCGAGCCCGTCGCCCGAGCCCGAGATCACTCCCAATTCGGTGGCCGTGCCGCTGGTGGGCCGGATCGCCGCCGGCGCTCCGATCACCGCCGAGGAGCACGTCGAGGACGTCTTCACCCTGCCCCAGCGCCTGGTGGGCGACGGGGACCTCTTCCTGCTCCAGGTGGTCGGGGATTCGATGATCGACGCGGCCATCTGCGACAGCGACTGGGTGGTCGTGCGCTCACAGAGCACTGCGGAGAAGGGCGAGATCGTGGCCGCCATGATCGACGGCGAGGCCACGGTCAAGACCTTCGTGCAGCGTGACGACCACGTCTGGCTGATGCCCCACAACCCGGCCTTCGCCCCGATCCTCGGTGATCATGCCGAGATCCTCGGGAAGATCGTGGCGGTCCTGCGGGCCGTCTGA
- a CDS encoding LysM peptidoglycan-binding domain-containing protein translates to MRTDIATALPFPSQGTPRREAAARARVRLEPTRRGRLLVTVLAFVLGLLVAAAVLLSVDLPAMAGTESEQPLTVTVETGDTLWGYADQYAPEGMSAQEFVAQARLHNQLPTGRITAGQEIQLPVLGGETR, encoded by the coding sequence ATGCGTACCGATATTGCCACGGCCCTTCCCTTCCCGTCGCAGGGCACGCCTCGTCGCGAGGCCGCCGCCCGAGCACGCGTTCGACTCGAGCCGACGCGTCGCGGTCGCCTGCTCGTCACGGTGCTCGCCTTCGTGCTCGGTCTGCTGGTGGCCGCTGCCGTACTGCTGTCGGTCGACCTGCCGGCGATGGCGGGCACCGAGAGCGAGCAGCCCCTCACCGTGACCGTCGAAACCGGAGACACCCTGTGGGGCTATGCCGACCAGTACGCGCCGGAGGGCATGAGTGCGCAGGAGTTCGTCGCCCAGGCGCGACTGCACAATCAGCTTCCCACCGGTCGCATCACCGCAGGTCAGGAGATCCAGCTTCCCGTCCTGGGCGGCGAGACCCGCTGA